The following coding sequences lie in one Arachis hypogaea cultivar Tifrunner chromosome 9, arahy.Tifrunner.gnm2.J5K5, whole genome shotgun sequence genomic window:
- the LOC112711172 gene encoding CBL-interacting serine/threonine-protein kinase 4 codes for MEPPLQSQQQPSPPQTSPRSTTILGKYQLTRLLGRGSFAKVYQALTLSDGSTVAVKIIDKSKTVDAAMEPRIVREIAAMRRLHDHPNILKIHEVMATRTKIHLVVEFAAGGELFAKILRRGPLPEQAARRYFQQLVSALRFCHRNGVAHRDLKPQNLLLDAAGNLKVSDFGLSALPEQLNNGLLQTACGTPAYTAPEILRRRGNSAGYDGSKADAWSCGLVLYNLLAGSLPFNDSNIPEMCRKISRRDYRFPEWISKPARFVIYRLLDPNPETRMSVEALYQNSWFKKYLKPEPEESVFGSDPYYENSCKGINNKGMNAFDIISLSSGLDLRGLFETTSFGNRREKRFTSDAKAEVVEAKVKEIGGVLGFRVEVGKNGAIGLRKGKVVLVVEVLEIVEGELLMVDVRVVEGGFEFEELHWRDLKDGLQDVVLSWHNESPLLSQSP; via the coding sequence ATGGAACCGCCATTGCAGTCGCAACAGCAACCATCACCGCCGCAAACTTCGCCGCGCTCAACCACTATCCTCGGCAAGTACCAGCTCACGCGCCTCCTCGGCCGCGGAAGCTTCGCCAAGGTCTACCAGGCGCTCACGCTTTCCGATGGCTCCACCGTAGCAGTCAAAATCATTGATAAATCCAAGACGGTGGACGCCGCCATGGAGCCACGAATCGTTCGCGAGATCGCCGCCATGCGCCGCCTCCACGACCACCCTAACATCCTCAAGATCCACGAGGTCATGGCTACCAGGACCAAGATCCACCTTGTCGTCGAGTTCGCCGCTGGCGGTGAGCTATTCGCCAAGATCCTCCGCCGCGGACCGCTTCCGGAGCAAGCGGCGAGGCGGTACTTCCAGCAGCTGGTCTCCGCGCTCCGGTTCTGCCACCGAAACGGCGTTGCGCACCGAGACCTTAAGCCGCAGAATCTCCTCCTCGACGCCGCCGGAAACCTGAAGGTCTCCGATTTCGGCCTCTCCGCACTTCCGGAACAGCTCAACAACGGCCTCCTACAAACCGCATGCGGAACTCCGGCTTACACCGCGCCGGAGATACTCCGCCGCCGTGGAAACTCCGCCGGATACGACGGATCAAAGGCAGACGCGTGGTCTTGCGGCCTTGTCCTTTACAATCTCCTCGCTGGAAGCCTCCCGTTCAACGACTCAAACATTCCGGAGATGTGCCGGAAGATTTCCCGTCGAGATTACCGGTTCCCAGAGTGGATATCGAAACCTGCGCGTTTCGTTATCTACCGGTTACTCGACCCGAACCCGGAAACCCGCATGAGCGTAGAAGCTCTCTACCAGAACTCATGGTTCAAGAAATATTTAAAACCCGAACCCGAGGAGAGTGTATTCGGCTCGGATCCTTATTATGAGAATTCTTGCAAAGGGATTAACAATAAAGGAATGAATGCGTTTGATATCATTTCTCTGTCTTCGGGTTTGGACTTGAGGGGGTTGTTTGAAACGACGTCCTTTGGGAATAGGAGGGAGAAGAGGTTTACTTCAGATGCTAAGGCAGAGGTGGTAGAGGCGAAGGTGAAGGAAATTGgcggggttttagggtttagggttgaggtcGGAAAGAACGGAGCGATTGGGTTGAGGAAAGGGAAGGTGGTGTTGGTGGTCGAGGTTCTTGAGATTGTAGAGGGTGAGTTGTTGATGGTGGATGTGAGGGTGGTTGAAGGTGGTTTCGAGTTTGAGGAGCTTCATTGGAGGGACTTGAAAGATGGGTTGCAAGATGTTGTGCTTTCTTGGCATAATGAATCGCCACTGCTATCACAGTCACCATAG